The Pseudomonas fluorescens genome includes a window with the following:
- the pabC gene encoding aminodeoxychorismate lyase, producing the protein MESWVDGQPADVLSLKDRGLAYGDGLFETLAVQGGEPVLLARHLQRLETGCRRLALNVDMSALSTELNAYARRLGYGVLKLIVTRGDSLRGYAADPSTPARRILQGSPPAAYPAAHAEQGVLLFPCSVRLSEQPLLAGLKHLNRLEQVLARAEWSDGQYAEGLMLDTSGRVIEGVFSNLFLVRDGVLFTADLSRCGVAGVMRAELLFQAKSQGIATQITDISLEQLHQADEVFVCNSVYGVWPVRGCGSARWSVGPLTRKLQTLARALLDV; encoded by the coding sequence ATGGAAAGCTGGGTCGACGGTCAGCCGGCCGACGTCCTGTCGCTGAAAGATCGCGGCCTGGCTTACGGCGATGGGTTGTTCGAGACCCTCGCCGTGCAGGGTGGCGAACCGGTGTTGCTGGCGCGTCACCTGCAACGCCTGGAAACCGGTTGCCGGCGGTTGGCGCTCAACGTCGACATGAGCGCGTTGAGCACCGAGTTGAATGCCTATGCCCGGCGCCTGGGCTACGGCGTGCTGAAGCTGATCGTGACCCGTGGCGACAGTCTGCGCGGTTATGCCGCAGATCCCTCGACCCCGGCCCGACGCATCCTGCAAGGGAGCCCACCAGCCGCTTATCCCGCCGCCCATGCCGAACAAGGCGTTCTGCTGTTTCCCTGCAGCGTGCGGTTGTCCGAGCAGCCCTTGCTTGCCGGCCTCAAACACCTCAATCGCCTGGAACAAGTGCTGGCTCGTGCCGAATGGAGCGATGGGCAATACGCCGAAGGCTTGATGCTGGATACGTCCGGGCGGGTGATCGAAGGTGTCTTCAGCAACCTGTTCCTGGTGCGCGACGGCGTGTTGTTCACGGCGGACCTGAGCCGTTGCGGCGTGGCCGGCGTGATGCGCGCAGAATTATTGTTTCAAGCCAAGTCCCAAGGCATCGCCACGCAAATCACGGATATCAGTCTCGAACAGCTGCACCAGGCTGATGAAGTCTTTGTCTGCAACAGCGTTTATGGCGTGTGGCCGGTACGCGGATGCGGTTCGGCGCGCTGGTCGGTTGGCCCGCTCACCCGTAAACTGCAAACCCTTGCCCGTGCGCTATTGGATGTTTGA
- the mltG gene encoding endolytic transglycosylase MltG codes for MRRKFLLLLETGLVLAGLMLGASAWKIHSALQQPLNITQEELLDVPNGTTPTGTLKRLEADGLIKDAFWLRIYWRFNLADQPLHSGEYRMVPGMTMEGLIGVWKRGEVVQYSVTLVEGWNFRQVRAALAKDEKLQQTLTGLSDAQVMDRLGHSGIFPEGRFFPDTYRFVRGTSDVDLLKKAYERLEDVLAKEWAQRAADVPYTQPYQALIMASLVEKETGVPQERGQIAGVFVRRMRLGMLLQTDPTVIYGLGERYTGKLTRAHLKEENPYNTYLIPGLPPTPIAMVGREAIHAALNPAQGNSLYFVARGDGSHVFSDDLESHNNAVREFQLKRRADYRSSPAPATPDEQAPIPAASPDTAPDAVPQVPPQVPAPEPDASEPPSPQ; via the coding sequence GTGAGACGTAAATTCTTGCTGCTGCTGGAGACCGGACTGGTTCTGGCAGGGCTGATGTTGGGCGCTTCGGCCTGGAAGATTCATTCGGCGCTGCAACAGCCGCTGAACATCACCCAGGAAGAATTGCTGGACGTGCCCAACGGGACCACCCCGACCGGAACCCTCAAGCGCCTCGAAGCCGATGGCCTGATCAAGGACGCCTTCTGGCTGCGGATCTATTGGCGCTTCAATCTCGCCGACCAGCCACTGCATTCCGGTGAATATCGGATGGTGCCGGGCATGACCATGGAAGGCCTGATCGGTGTCTGGAAACGCGGCGAAGTGGTGCAGTACAGCGTGACGCTGGTGGAGGGCTGGAACTTCCGCCAGGTGCGCGCCGCACTGGCCAAGGATGAAAAACTCCAGCAGACCCTCACCGGCCTGAGCGACGCCCAGGTCATGGACCGTCTGGGTCACTCCGGGATATTTCCCGAAGGCCGATTCTTCCCGGATACCTATCGCTTCGTGCGCGGCACCTCGGACGTCGACCTGCTGAAAAAAGCCTACGAGCGCCTGGAAGACGTGCTCGCCAAGGAGTGGGCACAGCGTGCCGCCGATGTGCCTTATACCCAGCCGTATCAGGCGCTGATCATGGCGTCGCTGGTGGAGAAGGAAACCGGCGTGCCCCAGGAACGCGGGCAGATTGCCGGCGTCTTTGTGCGGCGCATGCGCTTGGGGATGCTGCTGCAGACTGACCCCACGGTGATCTATGGCCTGGGCGAGCGCTATACCGGCAAACTCACCCGCGCCCATCTGAAAGAAGAAAATCCGTACAACACCTATTTGATTCCTGGCCTGCCGCCGACGCCGATTGCGATGGTGGGGCGCGAGGCGATTCATGCCGCGTTGAACCCGGCGCAGGGCAACAGCCTTTACTTTGTCGCCCGCGGTGACGGCAGCCACGTGTTCTCCGATGACCTGGAGTCGCACAACAACGCGGTGCGCGAATTCCAACTCAAGCGCCGTGCCGATTACCGCTCCAGTCCGGCCCCGGCAACACCGGACGAGCAGGCACCCATTCCCGCGGCATCACCCGACACGGCGCCCGACGCTGTACCCCAGGTGCCGCCCCAAGTGCCGGCTCCCGAACCGGATGCCAGCGAGCCGCCGAGCCCGCAATGA